In Juglans microcarpa x Juglans regia isolate MS1-56 chromosome 4S, Jm3101_v1.0, whole genome shotgun sequence, a single window of DNA contains:
- the LOC121262735 gene encoding gamma-tubulin complex component 4 homolog isoform X4, which translates to MLHELLLALLGYTGDLIIEERDHRKSSLAPDSGGVPFKLAPDISFIEPSDRELIERIVTLGFYYRELDRFSTKSRNLSWIRSANPSPSPRDSEFPSSQVKPSVYRRAIANGIVEILAVYRSAVLHIEQKLLAETVPILATVTQGLNKFFVLLPPLYELVLEIERDDIHGGQLLNLLQKRCHCGVPELQTCIQRLLWHGHQIMYNQLASWMVYGILQDQHGEFFIRRQEDGESLPDMSEKLARLSTDDASLTDWHMGFHISLDMLPEYIHMGVAESVLFAGKAIRVLRNPSPAFRFRDAVYHLQLPRGSQKIQGFTGLFSFHKEPLMDSKLIGEELLPQSEADKIEAMLLDLKISKVKSLVHFVQESSEFHKRSFECAVDSIRAIAASHLWQLVVVRADLIGHLKALKDYFLLAKGDFFQCFLEESRQLMRLPPRQSTAEADLMVPFQLASLKTISEEDKYFSRVSLRMPSFGFTVKSSPVDVLKTKDYADGNSSSALSNASSEISLDGWDGIALEYSVDWPLELFFTQEVLSKYRRVFQYLLRLKRTQMELEKSWASVMHQDHTDFAKHRNDRVNCPVAQQRRQRFRPMWRVREHMAFLIRNLQFYIQVDVIESQWNVLQAHIQDSHDFTELVAFHQEYLSALISQSFLDIGSVSRILDGIMKLCLQFCWNIENQENSSNTSALEHITELFIFF; encoded by the exons ATGCTGCACGAGCTTCTATTGGCGCTCTTGGGCTATACAGGCGATCTCATTATCGAAGAGCGAGATCACCGCAAATCCTCCCTGGCACCCGATTCCGGCGGCGTACCTTTCAAGCTCGCTCCCGATATCTCCTTCATCGAACCCAGTGACCG GGAGCTTATTGAGAGGATTGTTACCTTGGGGTTTTACTACAGGGAGCTCGATCGCTTCTCGACCAAGTCTCGTAATCTAAGCTGGATAAGATCCGCGAATCCTTCTCCTTCGCCGAGGGATTCCGAGTTTCCTTCGTCGCAAGTGAAACCGAGCGTCTACCGCAGAGCCATTGCCAATGGCATTGTGGAAATACTGGCGGTCTACAGGTCCGCTGTGCTCCACATTGAGCAGAAATTGTTGGCAGAAACCGTCCCCATCTTGGCAACTGTGACTCAGGGCCTCAATAAG ttttttgttcttttaccGCCACTATATGAGCTTGTTCTGGAGATCGAGCGTGATGACATCCATGGAGGTCAGCTGCTTAACCTCTTACAAAAGCGGTGCCACTGCGGAGTGCCTGAGTTGCAGACTTGCATTCAAAG GCTTCTTTGGCATGGGCATCAGATCATGTATAATCAACTTGCGTCATGGATGGTTTATGGGATTCTTCAAGATCAGCATGGAGAATTTTTCATTAGAAG GCAGGAGGATGGGGAATCTCTTCCAGACATGTCTGAGAAGTTGGCACGCTTATCAACTGATGATGCATCTTTAACAGATTGGCACATgggttttcatatttctttg GATATGCTGCCGGAGTATATCCATATGGGTGTTGCAGAGTCAGTTCTTTTTGCTGGTAAAGCAATCAGGGTGCTTCGAAATCCAAGCCCTGCTTTTAGGTTTCGGGATGCTGTTTATCATCTGCAGCTGCCTAGAGGCTCTCAGAAAATTCAAGGATTTACTGGCCTTTTTTCCTTCCATAAGGAGCCTCTCATGGATAGTAAACTGATCGGAGAAGAATTGCTTCCACAATCTGAGGCTGATAAGATTGAAGCTATGCTTCTAGACCTAAAG ATATCAAAGGTAAAGAGCCTGGTTCATTTTGTGCAGGAATCATCTGAGTTTCACAAAAGATCATTTGAGTGTGCTGTAGACTCTATTCGGGCTATCGCGGCCAGTCATCTTTGGCAG CTTGTGGTTGTACGCGCTGACTTGATTGGACATCTGAAGGCCCTAAAAGACTATTTTCTTTTAGCAAAAGGAGACTTCTTCCAG tGCTTTCTTGAGGAGAGTCGCCAGTTGATGCGTTTACCTCCTCGCCAGTCAACTGCTGAAGCTGATCTCATGGTCCCATTTCAGTTG GCTTCATTGAAGACTATCAGTGAGGAAGATAAATACTTTTCTAGAGTATCCTTGCG GATGCCTTCATTTGGATTCACAGTCAAATCCTCCCCAGTAGATGTACTGAAGACAAAAGATTATGCAGATGGAAACTCAAGTTCTGCTTTGTCGAATGCTTCTTCAGAAATATCCCTTGATGGTTGGGATGGCATTGCCCTTGAATACTCAGTTGATTGGCCCTTAGAGTTGTTCTTTACCCAAGAAGTGCTCTCAAA GTATCGCAGGGTCTTCCAATATTTGCTGCGGCTTAAGCGAACACAAATGGAGCTGGAGAAATCATGGGCTTCTGTGATGCATCAAGATCACACAGATTTTGCCAAACATCGGAATGACCGCGTAAATTGCCCAGTAGCTCAGCAGCGAAGGCAACGGTTTAGACCAATGTGGCGTGTTAGAGAACATATGGCATTTTTGATCAGAAACCTTCAATTTTATATCCAG GTGGACGTTATAGAATCTCAATGGAACGTTTTGCAAGCCCATATTCAAGATTCTCATGATTTTACTGAACTTGTGGcttttcatcaaga GTATTTATCAGCTTTAATTTCTCAATCTTTCTTGGATATCGGTTCCGTCTCAAGGATTTTGGATGGAATTATGAAACTTTGCTTGCAGTTCTGTTGGAATATAGAAAACCAAGAAAACAGTTCAAATACATCTGCACTGGAACATATAACAGAG TTATTCATCTTCTTTTGA
- the LOC121262735 gene encoding gamma-tubulin complex component 4 homolog isoform X2: protein MLHELLLALLGYTGDLIIEERDHRKSSLAPDSGGVPFKLAPDISFIEPSDRELIERIVTLGFYYRELDRFSTKSRNLSWIRSANPSPSPRDSEFPSSQVKPSVYRRAIANGIVEILAVYRSAVLHIEQKLLAETVPILATVTQGLNKFFVLLPPLYELVLEIERDDIHGGQLLNLLQKRCHCGVPELQTCIQRLLWHGHQIMYNQLASWMVYGILQDQHGEFFIRRQEDGESLPDMSEKLARLSTDDASLTDWHMGFHISLDMLPEYIHMGVAESVLFAGKAIRVLRNPSPAFRFRDAVYHLQLPRGSQKIQGFTGLFSFHKEPLMDSKLIGEELLPQSEADKIEAMLLDLKESSEFHKRSFECAVDSIRAIAASHLWQLVVVRADLIGHLKALKDYFLLAKGDFFQCFLEESRQLMRLPPRQSTAEADLMVPFQLASLKTISEEDKYFSRVSLRMPSFGFTVKSSPVDVLKTKDYADGNSSSALSNASSEISLDGWDGIALEYSVDWPLELFFTQEVLSKYRRVFQYLLRLKRTQMELEKSWASVMHQDHTDFAKHRNDRVNCPVAQQRRQRFRPMWRVREHMAFLIRNLQFYIQVDVIESQWNVLQAHIQDSHDFTELVAFHQEYLSALISQSFLDIGSVSRILDGIMKLCLQFCWNIENQENSSNTSALEHITEEFNKKSNSLYTILRSSRLAGSQRAPFLRRFLLRLNFNSFFEATARGVLNVVRPRPAFPVLDQQ from the exons ATGCTGCACGAGCTTCTATTGGCGCTCTTGGGCTATACAGGCGATCTCATTATCGAAGAGCGAGATCACCGCAAATCCTCCCTGGCACCCGATTCCGGCGGCGTACCTTTCAAGCTCGCTCCCGATATCTCCTTCATCGAACCCAGTGACCG GGAGCTTATTGAGAGGATTGTTACCTTGGGGTTTTACTACAGGGAGCTCGATCGCTTCTCGACCAAGTCTCGTAATCTAAGCTGGATAAGATCCGCGAATCCTTCTCCTTCGCCGAGGGATTCCGAGTTTCCTTCGTCGCAAGTGAAACCGAGCGTCTACCGCAGAGCCATTGCCAATGGCATTGTGGAAATACTGGCGGTCTACAGGTCCGCTGTGCTCCACATTGAGCAGAAATTGTTGGCAGAAACCGTCCCCATCTTGGCAACTGTGACTCAGGGCCTCAATAAG ttttttgttcttttaccGCCACTATATGAGCTTGTTCTGGAGATCGAGCGTGATGACATCCATGGAGGTCAGCTGCTTAACCTCTTACAAAAGCGGTGCCACTGCGGAGTGCCTGAGTTGCAGACTTGCATTCAAAG GCTTCTTTGGCATGGGCATCAGATCATGTATAATCAACTTGCGTCATGGATGGTTTATGGGATTCTTCAAGATCAGCATGGAGAATTTTTCATTAGAAG GCAGGAGGATGGGGAATCTCTTCCAGACATGTCTGAGAAGTTGGCACGCTTATCAACTGATGATGCATCTTTAACAGATTGGCACATgggttttcatatttctttg GATATGCTGCCGGAGTATATCCATATGGGTGTTGCAGAGTCAGTTCTTTTTGCTGGTAAAGCAATCAGGGTGCTTCGAAATCCAAGCCCTGCTTTTAGGTTTCGGGATGCTGTTTATCATCTGCAGCTGCCTAGAGGCTCTCAGAAAATTCAAGGATTTACTGGCCTTTTTTCCTTCCATAAGGAGCCTCTCATGGATAGTAAACTGATCGGAGAAGAATTGCTTCCACAATCTGAGGCTGATAAGATTGAAGCTATGCTTCTAGACCTAAAG GAATCATCTGAGTTTCACAAAAGATCATTTGAGTGTGCTGTAGACTCTATTCGGGCTATCGCGGCCAGTCATCTTTGGCAG CTTGTGGTTGTACGCGCTGACTTGATTGGACATCTGAAGGCCCTAAAAGACTATTTTCTTTTAGCAAAAGGAGACTTCTTCCAG tGCTTTCTTGAGGAGAGTCGCCAGTTGATGCGTTTACCTCCTCGCCAGTCAACTGCTGAAGCTGATCTCATGGTCCCATTTCAGTTG GCTTCATTGAAGACTATCAGTGAGGAAGATAAATACTTTTCTAGAGTATCCTTGCG GATGCCTTCATTTGGATTCACAGTCAAATCCTCCCCAGTAGATGTACTGAAGACAAAAGATTATGCAGATGGAAACTCAAGTTCTGCTTTGTCGAATGCTTCTTCAGAAATATCCCTTGATGGTTGGGATGGCATTGCCCTTGAATACTCAGTTGATTGGCCCTTAGAGTTGTTCTTTACCCAAGAAGTGCTCTCAAA GTATCGCAGGGTCTTCCAATATTTGCTGCGGCTTAAGCGAACACAAATGGAGCTGGAGAAATCATGGGCTTCTGTGATGCATCAAGATCACACAGATTTTGCCAAACATCGGAATGACCGCGTAAATTGCCCAGTAGCTCAGCAGCGAAGGCAACGGTTTAGACCAATGTGGCGTGTTAGAGAACATATGGCATTTTTGATCAGAAACCTTCAATTTTATATCCAG GTGGACGTTATAGAATCTCAATGGAACGTTTTGCAAGCCCATATTCAAGATTCTCATGATTTTACTGAACTTGTGGcttttcatcaaga GTATTTATCAGCTTTAATTTCTCAATCTTTCTTGGATATCGGTTCCGTCTCAAGGATTTTGGATGGAATTATGAAACTTTGCTTGCAGTTCTGTTGGAATATAGAAAACCAAGAAAACAGTTCAAATACATCTGCACTGGAACATATAACAGAG GAATTTAACAAGAAGTCAAACTCCTTGTACACTATATTACGCAGTAGCAGGCTTGCTGGGAGTCAACGAGCTCCATTTCTGAGACGTTTTCTTTTGCGTCTAAACTTCAATTCCTTTTTTGAG GCAACTGCAAGAGGTGTCCTCAATGTTGTAAGACCACGTCCAGCATTTCCTGTTCTAGATCAACAATAG
- the LOC121262735 gene encoding gamma-tubulin complex component 4 homolog isoform X3 — protein MLHELLLALLGYTGDLIIEERDHRKSSLAPDSGGVPFKLAPDISFIEPSDRELIERIVTLGFYYRELDRFSTKSRNLSWIRSANPSPSPRDSEFPSSQVKPSVYRRAIANGIVEILAVYRSAVLHIEQKLLAETVPILATVTQGLNKFFVLLPPLYELVLEIERDDIHGGQLLNLLQKRCHCGVPELQTCIQRLLWHGHQIMYNQLASWMVYGILQDQHGEFFIRRQEDGESLPDMSEKLARLSTDDASLTDWHMGFHISLDMLPEYIHMGVAESVLFAGKAIRVLRNPSPAFRFRDAVYHLQLPRGSQKIQGFTGLFSFHKEPLMDSKLIGEELLPQSEADKIEAMLLDLKISKVKSLVHFVQESSEFHKRSFECAVDSIRAIAASHLWQLVVVRADLIGHLKALKDYFLLAKGDFFQCFLEESRQLMRLPPRQSTAEADLMVPFQLASLKTISEEDKYFSRVSLRMPSFGFTVKSSPVDVLKTKDYADGNSSSALSNASSEISLDGWDGIALEYSVDWPLELFFTQEVLSKYRRVFQYLLRLKRTQMELEKSWASVMHQDHTDFAKHRNDRVNCPVAQQRRQRFRPMWRVREHMAFLIRNLQFYIQVDVIESQWNVLQAHIQDSHDFTELVAFHQECFCLQLNGSVILNLPTVLLEYRKPRKQFKYICTGTYNRVIHLLLIILGTIHLENLQLLQSLKP, from the exons ATGCTGCACGAGCTTCTATTGGCGCTCTTGGGCTATACAGGCGATCTCATTATCGAAGAGCGAGATCACCGCAAATCCTCCCTGGCACCCGATTCCGGCGGCGTACCTTTCAAGCTCGCTCCCGATATCTCCTTCATCGAACCCAGTGACCG GGAGCTTATTGAGAGGATTGTTACCTTGGGGTTTTACTACAGGGAGCTCGATCGCTTCTCGACCAAGTCTCGTAATCTAAGCTGGATAAGATCCGCGAATCCTTCTCCTTCGCCGAGGGATTCCGAGTTTCCTTCGTCGCAAGTGAAACCGAGCGTCTACCGCAGAGCCATTGCCAATGGCATTGTGGAAATACTGGCGGTCTACAGGTCCGCTGTGCTCCACATTGAGCAGAAATTGTTGGCAGAAACCGTCCCCATCTTGGCAACTGTGACTCAGGGCCTCAATAAG ttttttgttcttttaccGCCACTATATGAGCTTGTTCTGGAGATCGAGCGTGATGACATCCATGGAGGTCAGCTGCTTAACCTCTTACAAAAGCGGTGCCACTGCGGAGTGCCTGAGTTGCAGACTTGCATTCAAAG GCTTCTTTGGCATGGGCATCAGATCATGTATAATCAACTTGCGTCATGGATGGTTTATGGGATTCTTCAAGATCAGCATGGAGAATTTTTCATTAGAAG GCAGGAGGATGGGGAATCTCTTCCAGACATGTCTGAGAAGTTGGCACGCTTATCAACTGATGATGCATCTTTAACAGATTGGCACATgggttttcatatttctttg GATATGCTGCCGGAGTATATCCATATGGGTGTTGCAGAGTCAGTTCTTTTTGCTGGTAAAGCAATCAGGGTGCTTCGAAATCCAAGCCCTGCTTTTAGGTTTCGGGATGCTGTTTATCATCTGCAGCTGCCTAGAGGCTCTCAGAAAATTCAAGGATTTACTGGCCTTTTTTCCTTCCATAAGGAGCCTCTCATGGATAGTAAACTGATCGGAGAAGAATTGCTTCCACAATCTGAGGCTGATAAGATTGAAGCTATGCTTCTAGACCTAAAG ATATCAAAGGTAAAGAGCCTGGTTCATTTTGTGCAGGAATCATCTGAGTTTCACAAAAGATCATTTGAGTGTGCTGTAGACTCTATTCGGGCTATCGCGGCCAGTCATCTTTGGCAG CTTGTGGTTGTACGCGCTGACTTGATTGGACATCTGAAGGCCCTAAAAGACTATTTTCTTTTAGCAAAAGGAGACTTCTTCCAG tGCTTTCTTGAGGAGAGTCGCCAGTTGATGCGTTTACCTCCTCGCCAGTCAACTGCTGAAGCTGATCTCATGGTCCCATTTCAGTTG GCTTCATTGAAGACTATCAGTGAGGAAGATAAATACTTTTCTAGAGTATCCTTGCG GATGCCTTCATTTGGATTCACAGTCAAATCCTCCCCAGTAGATGTACTGAAGACAAAAGATTATGCAGATGGAAACTCAAGTTCTGCTTTGTCGAATGCTTCTTCAGAAATATCCCTTGATGGTTGGGATGGCATTGCCCTTGAATACTCAGTTGATTGGCCCTTAGAGTTGTTCTTTACCCAAGAAGTGCTCTCAAA GTATCGCAGGGTCTTCCAATATTTGCTGCGGCTTAAGCGAACACAAATGGAGCTGGAGAAATCATGGGCTTCTGTGATGCATCAAGATCACACAGATTTTGCCAAACATCGGAATGACCGCGTAAATTGCCCAGTAGCTCAGCAGCGAAGGCAACGGTTTAGACCAATGTGGCGTGTTAGAGAACATATGGCATTTTTGATCAGAAACCTTCAATTTTATATCCAG GTGGACGTTATAGAATCTCAATGGAACGTTTTGCAAGCCCATATTCAAGATTCTCATGATTTTACTGAACTTGTGGcttttcatcaaga ATGTTTTTGTCTCCAGCTTAATGGTAGTGTAATTCTCAACCTTCCTACAG TTCTGTTGGAATATAGAAAACCAAGAAAACAGTTCAAATACATCTGCACTGGAACATATAACAGAG TTATTCATCTTCTTTTGATTATTCTTGGGACAATCCATTTGGAGAACCTGCAATTGTTGCAATCCTTGAAGCCTTGA
- the LOC121262735 gene encoding gamma-tubulin complex component 4 homolog isoform X1 — MLHELLLALLGYTGDLIIEERDHRKSSLAPDSGGVPFKLAPDISFIEPSDRELIERIVTLGFYYRELDRFSTKSRNLSWIRSANPSPSPRDSEFPSSQVKPSVYRRAIANGIVEILAVYRSAVLHIEQKLLAETVPILATVTQGLNKFFVLLPPLYELVLEIERDDIHGGQLLNLLQKRCHCGVPELQTCIQRLLWHGHQIMYNQLASWMVYGILQDQHGEFFIRRQEDGESLPDMSEKLARLSTDDASLTDWHMGFHISLDMLPEYIHMGVAESVLFAGKAIRVLRNPSPAFRFRDAVYHLQLPRGSQKIQGFTGLFSFHKEPLMDSKLIGEELLPQSEADKIEAMLLDLKISKVKSLVHFVQESSEFHKRSFECAVDSIRAIAASHLWQLVVVRADLIGHLKALKDYFLLAKGDFFQCFLEESRQLMRLPPRQSTAEADLMVPFQLASLKTISEEDKYFSRVSLRMPSFGFTVKSSPVDVLKTKDYADGNSSSALSNASSEISLDGWDGIALEYSVDWPLELFFTQEVLSKYRRVFQYLLRLKRTQMELEKSWASVMHQDHTDFAKHRNDRVNCPVAQQRRQRFRPMWRVREHMAFLIRNLQFYIQVDVIESQWNVLQAHIQDSHDFTELVAFHQEYLSALISQSFLDIGSVSRILDGIMKLCLQFCWNIENQENSSNTSALEHITEEFNKKSNSLYTILRSSRLAGSQRAPFLRRFLLRLNFNSFFEATARGVLNVVRPRPAFPVLDQQ, encoded by the exons ATGCTGCACGAGCTTCTATTGGCGCTCTTGGGCTATACAGGCGATCTCATTATCGAAGAGCGAGATCACCGCAAATCCTCCCTGGCACCCGATTCCGGCGGCGTACCTTTCAAGCTCGCTCCCGATATCTCCTTCATCGAACCCAGTGACCG GGAGCTTATTGAGAGGATTGTTACCTTGGGGTTTTACTACAGGGAGCTCGATCGCTTCTCGACCAAGTCTCGTAATCTAAGCTGGATAAGATCCGCGAATCCTTCTCCTTCGCCGAGGGATTCCGAGTTTCCTTCGTCGCAAGTGAAACCGAGCGTCTACCGCAGAGCCATTGCCAATGGCATTGTGGAAATACTGGCGGTCTACAGGTCCGCTGTGCTCCACATTGAGCAGAAATTGTTGGCAGAAACCGTCCCCATCTTGGCAACTGTGACTCAGGGCCTCAATAAG ttttttgttcttttaccGCCACTATATGAGCTTGTTCTGGAGATCGAGCGTGATGACATCCATGGAGGTCAGCTGCTTAACCTCTTACAAAAGCGGTGCCACTGCGGAGTGCCTGAGTTGCAGACTTGCATTCAAAG GCTTCTTTGGCATGGGCATCAGATCATGTATAATCAACTTGCGTCATGGATGGTTTATGGGATTCTTCAAGATCAGCATGGAGAATTTTTCATTAGAAG GCAGGAGGATGGGGAATCTCTTCCAGACATGTCTGAGAAGTTGGCACGCTTATCAACTGATGATGCATCTTTAACAGATTGGCACATgggttttcatatttctttg GATATGCTGCCGGAGTATATCCATATGGGTGTTGCAGAGTCAGTTCTTTTTGCTGGTAAAGCAATCAGGGTGCTTCGAAATCCAAGCCCTGCTTTTAGGTTTCGGGATGCTGTTTATCATCTGCAGCTGCCTAGAGGCTCTCAGAAAATTCAAGGATTTACTGGCCTTTTTTCCTTCCATAAGGAGCCTCTCATGGATAGTAAACTGATCGGAGAAGAATTGCTTCCACAATCTGAGGCTGATAAGATTGAAGCTATGCTTCTAGACCTAAAG ATATCAAAGGTAAAGAGCCTGGTTCATTTTGTGCAGGAATCATCTGAGTTTCACAAAAGATCATTTGAGTGTGCTGTAGACTCTATTCGGGCTATCGCGGCCAGTCATCTTTGGCAG CTTGTGGTTGTACGCGCTGACTTGATTGGACATCTGAAGGCCCTAAAAGACTATTTTCTTTTAGCAAAAGGAGACTTCTTCCAG tGCTTTCTTGAGGAGAGTCGCCAGTTGATGCGTTTACCTCCTCGCCAGTCAACTGCTGAAGCTGATCTCATGGTCCCATTTCAGTTG GCTTCATTGAAGACTATCAGTGAGGAAGATAAATACTTTTCTAGAGTATCCTTGCG GATGCCTTCATTTGGATTCACAGTCAAATCCTCCCCAGTAGATGTACTGAAGACAAAAGATTATGCAGATGGAAACTCAAGTTCTGCTTTGTCGAATGCTTCTTCAGAAATATCCCTTGATGGTTGGGATGGCATTGCCCTTGAATACTCAGTTGATTGGCCCTTAGAGTTGTTCTTTACCCAAGAAGTGCTCTCAAA GTATCGCAGGGTCTTCCAATATTTGCTGCGGCTTAAGCGAACACAAATGGAGCTGGAGAAATCATGGGCTTCTGTGATGCATCAAGATCACACAGATTTTGCCAAACATCGGAATGACCGCGTAAATTGCCCAGTAGCTCAGCAGCGAAGGCAACGGTTTAGACCAATGTGGCGTGTTAGAGAACATATGGCATTTTTGATCAGAAACCTTCAATTTTATATCCAG GTGGACGTTATAGAATCTCAATGGAACGTTTTGCAAGCCCATATTCAAGATTCTCATGATTTTACTGAACTTGTGGcttttcatcaaga GTATTTATCAGCTTTAATTTCTCAATCTTTCTTGGATATCGGTTCCGTCTCAAGGATTTTGGATGGAATTATGAAACTTTGCTTGCAGTTCTGTTGGAATATAGAAAACCAAGAAAACAGTTCAAATACATCTGCACTGGAACATATAACAGAG GAATTTAACAAGAAGTCAAACTCCTTGTACACTATATTACGCAGTAGCAGGCTTGCTGGGAGTCAACGAGCTCCATTTCTGAGACGTTTTCTTTTGCGTCTAAACTTCAATTCCTTTTTTGAG GCAACTGCAAGAGGTGTCCTCAATGTTGTAAGACCACGTCCAGCATTTCCTGTTCTAGATCAACAATAG